A part of Myxococcales bacterium genomic DNA contains:
- a CDS encoding HD domain-containing protein, with the protein MTTTSQIRDPIHGVIYLNSQERAVIESHAFQRLRGIKQLGFADFAFPGATHTRFAHSLGAMNFAGKMFDRIMAKSTINQTSLSLFRQVVRLAALLHDVGHPPLSHTTEMLMPLKTPSQTSKKNERVKHEDYSLSIILNSSLTECIKKNFGSDMAIMVAALLAKDSQNNFFAVANIDYSPLLRQIISSEIDCDRMDYLLRDSFYCGVNYGKFDSDWLVENLLYIIDHKKAYLAIKARALFAFEDFLLSRYHMFLSVYLHHTPVIMEKMLAHFFSECPKEFILPSDIENYLAIDDVDLWWALRHSKNSWAQRIVQKKPYVLLIEQVLSSSKIPPPNQPQIIEQALTKAGIEVISTHSKSSISHYFNTSKSMLFVQEPRKDPIKLEKFSSLFIRYQVPTQIDRIFVDPHYVLEAQQIVDKLQRA; encoded by the coding sequence ATGACCACAACATCGCAAATACGAGATCCCATCCACGGCGTTATTTACCTAAACTCTCAAGAACGAGCTGTCATTGAATCTCATGCTTTCCAAAGACTAAGGGGTATCAAGCAACTAGGCTTTGCTGATTTTGCTTTTCCTGGCGCGACCCACACACGCTTTGCCCACAGTTTGGGGGCAATGAATTTTGCAGGTAAAATGTTTGATAGAATCATGGCTAAAAGCACGATTAATCAAACTTCACTCAGTTTATTTCGCCAAGTTGTACGCTTAGCCGCACTGCTTCATGATGTCGGTCATCCGCCACTATCTCACACAACAGAAATGTTGATGCCATTAAAAACTCCATCTCAAACTTCGAAAAAAAACGAGCGAGTAAAGCACGAAGACTATAGCTTGAGCATAATCTTAAACTCTTCTCTCACAGAATGTATTAAAAAAAATTTTGGTAGCGACATGGCAATTATGGTAGCCGCATTGCTTGCCAAGGATTCCCAAAATAATTTTTTTGCTGTTGCTAATATCGATTACTCCCCTTTACTTCGACAAATTATTTCTTCCGAAATTGATTGCGACCGCATGGATTATCTTTTGAGAGATAGTTTTTATTGTGGAGTAAACTACGGCAAATTCGATAGCGATTGGTTAGTTGAAAATCTGCTCTATATTATAGACCACAAAAAAGCTTATCTTGCTATTAAAGCACGAGCCCTATTTGCTTTTGAAGATTTTTTACTGTCACGCTATCACATGTTTTTGAGCGTTTATCTACATCATACTCCGGTCATTATGGAAAAAATGCTCGCCCATTTTTTTAGTGAATGCCCTAAAGAGTTTATACTCCCAAGCGATATCGAAAATTATCTAGCCATTGACGATGTTGATCTATGGTGGGCTTTAAGACATAGCAAAAATTCCTGGGCACAACGCATCGTTCAAAAAAAACCCTATGTTTTACTGATTGAACAAGTGCTGAGCTCAAGCAAAATTCCCCCGCCCAATCAGCCTCAAATAATTGAACAAGCGCTCACTAAGGCTGGCATCGAGGTCATAAGTACCCACTCCAAAAGTTCTATTTCGCATTATTTTAATACTTCTAAATCGATGCTCTTTGTCCAAGAGCCACGCAAAGATCCCATAAAATTGGAAAAATTTTCTTCACTTTTCATTCGCTATCAAGTGCCCACACAGATAGACAGAATTTTTGTTGATCCCCACTACGTATTAGAAGCTCAACAGATCGTTGATAAACTTCAAAGAGCATGA
- a CDS encoding SpoVR family protein, producing MPKALPSDLREMQKHVDKCAKDYGLDCFDIIYEMLDYDEINMVAAYMGFPVRYPHWKWGMEYERLKKSSEYGLNKIYEMVINNDPCYAYLLESNTNVDQKLVMCHVTGHNDFFKNNFSFSHTNRSMINEMANHAANVRRYMNWYGVSEVESFIDRVLSLENLIDVNSPYIVRKRPVKKDENTPPGIAGTIKRIPNEHEYMERYINPESFIEQQRIKLKEEEEKAAARFPKEPAKDVLAFIMENAPLKKWQADVVAMVREEAYYFAPQAMTKIMNEGWASYWHAKLMSEKMMEPSELIDFADRHSGVMATTPTSLNPYKLGLELYRDIEERWNKGRFGSEWDNCSDMSQKQTWDKNLALGQEKIFQVRKIYNDLTFIDEFLTLDFCKRAKIFTYGFDKRKQDFVIESREFSAIKQKLLNSLTNMGHPQIQVINGNYENRSELLLEHVFASVELDLNYARETLKNLASLWSRPVHILTKFEGRETILSHDGENFKDNVVGRQI from the coding sequence ATGCCAAAAGCGCTGCCATCAGATCTTCGCGAAATGCAAAAGCACGTAGATAAATGTGCAAAAGACTACGGTCTTGATTGCTTTGATATTATTTATGAAATGCTTGATTATGACGAAATCAACATGGTCGCTGCATACATGGGTTTTCCTGTACGCTATCCGCATTGGAAATGGGGAATGGAATACGAGCGCCTCAAAAAGAGCTCGGAATATGGTTTAAATAAAATTTATGAAATGGTTATCAACAATGATCCTTGTTATGCCTATTTGCTCGAGAGCAATACCAATGTGGATCAAAAATTAGTTATGTGCCATGTGACGGGGCACAATGATTTTTTTAAGAATAACTTTTCCTTTTCTCATACTAACCGCTCAATGATCAATGAAATGGCTAACCATGCGGCCAATGTTCGCCGCTATATGAACTGGTATGGGGTGAGCGAAGTCGAATCATTTATCGATCGAGTATTGTCTTTAGAAAATCTTATTGATGTCAACTCTCCTTATATTGTTCGCAAGCGCCCTGTTAAAAAAGACGAAAATACACCACCAGGTATTGCTGGTACCATAAAGCGTATTCCTAATGAACATGAATATATGGAGCGCTATATTAATCCTGAAAGTTTTATTGAACAACAACGAATAAAATTGAAAGAAGAAGAGGAAAAAGCAGCCGCTCGTTTCCCTAAAGAACCAGCGAAAGATGTTTTGGCATTCATCATGGAAAACGCGCCGTTAAAAAAATGGCAGGCCGACGTGGTAGCGATGGTGCGTGAGGAAGCTTACTATTTTGCTCCCCAAGCTATGACCAAGATAATGAATGAAGGCTGGGCATCTTATTGGCACGCTAAGCTTATGTCGGAAAAAATGATGGAGCCTTCTGAGTTAATAGATTTTGCTGACCGGCATTCTGGTGTTATGGCTACAACTCCCACAAGCTTGAATCCTTATAAACTTGGCCTAGAATTATATCGAGATATTGAAGAGCGTTGGAACAAAGGGCGCTTTGGTTCAGAGTGGGATAACTGTTCTGATATGAGCCAAAAGCAAACTTGGGATAAGAATTTAGCTTTAGGGCAAGAAAAAATATTTCAAGTGCGGAAAATATATAATGATCTGACTTTCATCGACGAATTTTTGACCCTTGATTTTTGTAAGAGGGCAAAAATTTTCACCTATGGTTTTGATAAACGCAAGCAAGATTTTGTTATAGAATCACGTGAATTTTCAGCAATAAAACAAAAATTGCTTAATAGCCTTACCAATATGGGCCATCCTCAGATACAGGTGATCAACGGCAATTATGAAAACCGATCAGAGTTATTGCTTGAACATGTGTTTGCTAGTGTTGAGCTCGATTTGAATTATGCCAGAGAAACACTAAAAAATTTAGCTTCATTGTGGAGCCGCCCGGTGCACATCCTTACTAAATTTGAAGGACGCGAAACCATACTCTCGCACGATGGCGAAAATTTCAAAGACAACGTTGTTGGTCGCCAGATTTAA
- a CDS encoding SCP2 sterol-binding domain-containing protein: MATPQVVFDEMSKRLTKDKAKKINASYLFDIAGEKWLVDLTKEDGWVQKSDGDAQCTITIKESDDWVKLATGKLNPTMAFMQGKIRVKGDMSLALKLQSLLS, from the coding sequence ATGGCAACTCCTCAGGTAGTGTTTGATGAAATGAGTAAACGTCTTACTAAGGACAAAGCAAAAAAGATCAATGCAAGCTATTTGTTTGATATTGCTGGTGAAAAATGGCTCGTGGATCTTACTAAGGAAGATGGCTGGGTACAAAAATCTGATGGCGATGCGCAATGTACTATCACCATCAAAGAATCTGATGATTGGGTGAAGCTTGCCACAGGAAAATTAAATCCCACTATGGCTTTTATGCAAGGGAAGATCCGAGTGAAGGGCGATATGTCCCTTGCGCTTAAACTGCAGTCCTTGTTGAGCTAG
- a CDS encoding S8 family serine peptidase codes for MASLISTCENNPLQLLGINPKASLQWIDTHAEHDGVTLELLQWAAGDQNICANAHYIHCTKINENPAHLVNMSFGAVIKPEQAYLARKIYLPIISSINNRGNAIIIASAGNDGKNADLQFPASATGVITVGYTRAQGRADKDSNWGETVEIMAPGDDISVASNNGVKNGMNGSSYAAPIITGIVSLMRTVYPLLNWKTAVYLLQSTAIPMDCDAYCVTGRSGKQKDACQKACCIGNKQVCTPGLVDAGAAVKAAKKTAQEGLPKIALIDANKYWWALNVILRQVV; via the coding sequence GTGGCATCGCTCATTAGTACATGTGAAAACAATCCCTTACAACTTTTAGGTATTAATCCTAAAGCTTCTCTACAATGGATAGATACACATGCAGAACATGATGGAGTAACTCTTGAACTTCTTCAGTGGGCAGCAGGAGACCAAAATATTTGCGCAAATGCTCACTATATCCATTGCACAAAAATAAATGAAAACCCGGCCCATCTTGTAAATATGTCTTTTGGAGCTGTGATTAAACCAGAACAAGCTTATCTGGCCAGAAAAATATATCTTCCTATTATCTCCAGCATTAATAATCGGGGAAATGCCATAATAATCGCCTCAGCGGGAAATGACGGAAAAAATGCCGATTTACAATTTCCGGCTTCAGCAACAGGTGTTATCACGGTTGGTTATACGAGAGCCCAGGGTAGAGCAGATAAAGATAGTAATTGGGGCGAAACTGTAGAGATTATGGCACCAGGCGACGATATTTCTGTGGCAAGCAATAATGGCGTAAAAAATGGAATGAATGGCTCTTCATATGCAGCGCCTATAATAACAGGAATTGTTTCACTTATGCGAACGGTATACCCTCTCCTCAATTGGAAGACAGCTGTTTATTTACTGCAATCAACAGCGATACCTATGGATTGTGATGCTTATTGCGTTACTGGGCGCTCAGGGAAACAAAAAGATGCCTGTCAAAAAGCTTGTTGCATTGGTAATAAGCAGGTTTGTACTCCAGGACTAGTAGATGCAGGTGCTGCGGTAAAGGCAGCCAAGAAAACTGCTCAAGAAGGATTGCCTAAGATTGCGCTGATAGATGCCAATAAGTACTGGTGGGCCTTGAACGTAATTTTAAGACAGGTCGTCTAG
- a CDS encoding imidazolonepropionase, which translates to MLLINNISQLLCMANHENELDLIEDAALLIDDSTIFWCGPQKELPQVMVHNIIDAEKKVVMPGLIDCHTHLIFASKRAEEFSWRMSGESYQSIMAKGGGIQSTVSATRKASHQQLFDSAHAYLTSMLHKGVTTIEAKSGYGLSSTHELAMLRILKELNASHAVDISATFLGAHVIPSEYKANAQSYVDAIINEMLPQIAHEKLAVDCDVFCEKGAFSIEQTRTIFKKACDLGFGLRAHLEQLSYQGSAQLLLDFPIKSISHGDFLRADDIKIIAMHNCIVELVPIAALFLRAQQLPPVHELVNSHVKLAIATDFNPGSAMCNDLILAARLAVTLMEVAPANALKAITVHAALSLGFTDRGVIAPGKKADILLTHCHDWNEIFYDWTMHPARLTIKNGQLTN; encoded by the coding sequence GTGCTTTTGATCAACAATATCAGCCAATTGTTGTGCATGGCGAATCATGAAAATGAGCTTGATCTCATTGAAGATGCGGCATTGCTCATCGATGATTCAACTATTTTTTGGTGTGGTCCGCAAAAAGAGCTACCTCAGGTAATGGTGCACAATATTATTGATGCCGAAAAAAAAGTTGTAATGCCGGGGCTCATTGATTGCCATACTCATTTAATTTTTGCATCTAAACGAGCAGAAGAATTTTCCTGGCGAATGTCAGGTGAGAGCTACCAATCAATCATGGCAAAAGGTGGTGGCATTCAATCCACTGTTAGTGCTACGCGTAAGGCTTCTCATCAACAGCTCTTTGATTCAGCCCACGCATATCTCACGTCCATGTTGCATAAGGGCGTGACGACCATCGAGGCAAAATCTGGATATGGATTGAGCTCAACGCATGAGTTAGCCATGCTGCGTATTTTAAAAGAACTCAATGCATCACACGCCGTAGATATCAGCGCTACTTTTTTGGGAGCTCATGTTATTCCAAGCGAATATAAAGCCAACGCTCAAAGCTACGTGGATGCGATTATTAATGAGATGCTGCCTCAGATCGCTCATGAAAAACTGGCGGTAGACTGTGATGTTTTTTGTGAAAAGGGCGCATTCTCCATTGAACAGACGCGAACCATTTTTAAAAAGGCATGTGATTTAGGTTTTGGTTTACGAGCGCACCTAGAGCAACTTTCTTATCAAGGCAGTGCTCAACTGTTGTTGGATTTTCCCATTAAAAGTATCAGTCATGGCGATTTTTTAAGGGCGGACGATATAAAAATTATCGCTATGCACAATTGTATTGTTGAGCTTGTGCCCATTGCTGCACTTTTTCTGCGGGCACAACAATTGCCGCCGGTGCATGAGCTTGTCAATTCTCACGTGAAGCTTGCCATAGCTACTGATTTTAATCCGGGATCGGCGATGTGCAACGATTTGATTTTGGCTGCACGGCTGGCTGTCACATTGATGGAGGTTGCGCCAGCCAACGCTCTTAAAGCAATAACAGTTCATGCAGCGCTTTCACTTGGTTTTACTGATCGCGGAGTAATCGCTCCAGGGAAAAAAGCAGATATTTTGTTGACCCACTGTCATGATTGGAATGAAATTTTTTATGACTGGACCATGCATCCTGCGCGACTAACCATTAAAAATGGACAACTTACCAATTAA
- the hutU gene encoding urocanate hydratase gives MDTIRHIKAPRGTDITCKSWAQEAVMRCLMNNLDSEVAELPEELIVYGGRGKAARSWEAYDEIVRQLKILDNDETLLIQSGKAVGVLKTHHHAPRVLIANSNLVAKWATWEHFDELERKGLIMYGQMTAGSWIYIGSQGIVQGTYETFAQAARQHFNNDGHLRGKIVLTAGLGGMGGAQPLAVTMLDGVCLAIEVDEMRAKKRLHSKYLDEIVYSLDEAIERAKKYKASEVGRSIALIANACEVYPKLIEKNFIPDLITDQTSAHDPMYGYVPKGLSLEQCVIEREKNPQSYLKLVEHSMAQQVDAMIRYLDLGVPVFDYGNNIRAGAKNGGCARAFDYDGFVPKYIRPLFCEGMGPFRWMALSGDEEDIFKTDHAIMELFSHKKSLVRWLKLAKEKISFQGLPARICWLGYKERHLAGLKFNEMVRTGELKAPVVIGRDHLDCGSVASPFRETEKMLDGSDAIADWPILNALSNAACGASWVSFHHGGGVGMGYSLHAGQVCVADGSKEADAMLERVLTADPALGIMRHADAGYEKALQVAKERGVVIPMACH, from the coding sequence ATGGATACCATACGACATATCAAAGCACCGAGAGGAACTGACATCACGTGTAAATCATGGGCGCAAGAAGCAGTAATGCGATGCTTGATGAATAATCTTGACAGTGAGGTTGCAGAATTGCCTGAGGAGCTTATTGTCTATGGCGGTCGAGGAAAAGCTGCGCGTTCGTGGGAAGCATATGATGAAATTGTTCGGCAGCTAAAAATTCTTGACAACGACGAAACCTTGCTCATCCAATCAGGAAAAGCGGTGGGGGTGCTTAAAACTCATCATCATGCTCCCAGGGTTTTGATCGCAAATTCAAATTTAGTTGCTAAGTGGGCTACATGGGAGCATTTCGATGAGCTAGAACGCAAAGGGCTTATCATGTATGGGCAGATGACCGCAGGTTCGTGGATCTATATAGGTTCTCAGGGAATTGTGCAGGGCACCTATGAAACTTTTGCTCAGGCTGCCCGGCAGCACTTTAATAACGATGGCCATCTTAGAGGAAAAATTGTTTTGACCGCAGGGCTTGGGGGAATGGGTGGAGCTCAACCCTTGGCAGTCACTATGCTTGACGGAGTATGTTTGGCTATAGAGGTAGATGAAATGCGAGCGAAAAAACGGCTGCATAGCAAATATCTCGATGAGATTGTCTATTCGCTTGATGAGGCCATCGAACGGGCAAAAAAATATAAAGCATCTGAGGTTGGGCGCAGTATTGCCCTCATTGCTAACGCCTGCGAAGTCTACCCTAAGCTCATCGAGAAAAATTTTATCCCCGATTTAATTACCGATCAAACCTCTGCTCATGATCCCATGTATGGATATGTGCCAAAAGGATTGAGCCTTGAACAATGTGTGATCGAGCGCGAAAAAAATCCCCAAAGCTATCTCAAACTGGTAGAGCACTCTATGGCTCAACAGGTGGATGCCATGATTCGCTATCTTGATCTGGGAGTGCCGGTATTTGACTATGGCAATAATATTCGTGCTGGTGCAAAAAATGGCGGATGTGCTCGTGCATTTGACTACGATGGCTTTGTTCCCAAATATATTAGGCCGCTTTTTTGCGAAGGCATGGGGCCTTTTCGGTGGATGGCTCTTTCTGGAGATGAAGAAGATATTTTCAAAACCGATCACGCTATCATGGAACTTTTTTCACATAAAAAGTCATTGGTGCGATGGTTAAAGCTCGCCAAAGAAAAAATTTCGTTTCAAGGTTTGCCTGCTCGTATTTGTTGGCTCGGTTATAAAGAGCGACATTTAGCTGGATTAAAATTTAATGAGATGGTGCGCACAGGTGAGCTTAAAGCGCCAGTCGTCATTGGGCGTGATCATCTTGATTGTGGTTCTGTAGCAAGTCCTTTTCGTGAAACAGAAAAAATGCTTGATGGTAGCGATGCTATTGCTGATTGGCCAATCCTAAATGCTTTGAGCAACGCTGCATGCGGAGCTTCATGGGTGAGCTTTCACCACGGTGGAGGAGTTGGTATGGGCTATAGTCTTCATGCAGGGCAAGTGTGCGTAGCCGATGGTTCAAAAGAAGCCGATGCTATGCTTGAACGCGTGCTTACAGCCGATCCTGCTTTGGGAATTATGCGTCACGCCGACGCCGGTTACGAAAAGGCTTTACAGGTGGCAAAAGAAAGAGGCGTTGTTATTCCTATGGCGTGCCATTAA